Proteins encoded together in one Quercus lobata isolate SW786 chromosome 3, ValleyOak3.0 Primary Assembly, whole genome shotgun sequence window:
- the LOC115981380 gene encoding receptor-like protein 7, translated as MGKTNHQYLPLILASCFFFISHSQTASNTFSQHHCLPDQSAHLLQLRQEFVERNYSDYYYDYYDYYYNGSYPKMKFWKADSDCCSWDGVTCDTQNGEVIGLDLSNSWLYGLLNSNSSLFSLSHLRKLNLASNNFTFSAIPSEFGQLVRLTHLNLSFSFLHGRIPSEISWLSNLVSLDLSLNYFDYSDGGYYYEKFLDLRRIDLEALVQNMTYLRELHLDEVNISSSLPQSLANLSSLTSLTLSGCNLQGEFPSNIFLLPRIQTIDLSYNRELIGFLPKFQSRSSLKKLVLRATNFSGKLPNSIGNLKSLNYLALSSNNFSGPIPPSVGNLSQLTHLSLSFDNFNGQLPSTFGNLAKLSFLALTKILNYQEVPSFLQNFTQLEVLSLPQNNFDCSFPIWLTNITKLRVINFYGNQLKGPIPSEIGRLSKLSTLYLSHNSLTGAIPTILFTSPSLSSLYLDQNQLIGPLKFQNISSSPLNYLSLSGNKLNESIPRSIANLTKLQSLYLSSINLKGKVELDIFFELKELRDLDLSGNKVLVPKANINSTLPKFSSLSMSSCNLTEFPDFLKAQNELQSLDLSNNNIEGKIPKWFWNVGKETLGSLNLSINRLSKFEQPPVVLPWKNMYLLDLSSNMFQESFPILPLSIGYFFASKNNFTGTIPPMICKVHTLEVLDVSNNQLTGQIPQCLLNLSNSLLVLAMRNNHFLGNFPETFINGCSLRTLDLYHNQIEGKIPRSLVKCQMLEVLNLGNNKLNDTFPFWLESFPELKILVLRGNGFYGPIWDPCKKFGLSKLHVIDLSHNNFSGKLPSEYFQNWSAILDKNSSQSGYMGDDSNYYKDSMTIVNKGVELKFEKILTIFTAIDLSNNRFCGEIPDSLGNLKALIVLNLSSNNFMSHIPSSLGNLVALESLDLSQNSLYGEIPQELTNLIFLEYLNLSQNQLSGPIPQVRQFLTFESSSFEGNFGLCGFPLSKKCGNNEIPTFEMRHESSLGEGFCWKVVVIGYACGLRFAMKDWLGMWGQEYMEYRIKAEESSLMEKYSKDDLVIRDPVAYRETDWSLMNVYLKEQNVTLDLVRFREYLKEMYKMAKTFVNKEG; from the exons ACTGCCTCTAATACTTTCTCTCAACATCATTGCCTCCCTGACCAAAGTGCTCATTTGCTGCAACTAAGGCAAGAATTTGTTGAAAGGAATTATTCTGATTATTACTATGATTACTATGATTACTACTATAATGGTTCTTATCCAAAGATGAAGTTTTGGAAGGCAGATAGTGATTGTTGTTCCTGGGATGGGGTCACATGCGATACACAGAATGGTGAGGTTATTGGCTTAGACCTGAGTAACAGTTGGCTTTATGGGCTTCTCAACTCTAACAGCAGTCTCTTTAGTCTGAGTCACCTTCGGAAACTCAACCTTGCCTCCAACAACTTCACTTTCTCCGCAATCCCATCTGAATTTGGCCAGCTTGTGAGGTTGACCCACCTCAAcctctctttttccttcttaCATGGCCGAATCCCGTCGGAAATTTCGTGGCTATCCAATTTGGTTTCACttgatctctctctcaattatttTGATTACTCTGATGGTGGTTATTATTATGAGAAATTCTTGGATCTCAGAAGAATTGATCTTGAAGCACTTGTCCAGAACATGACATATTTGAGGGAACTTCATTTAGATGAAGTCAACATTTCATCATCGCTGCCTCAATCCCTGGCAAATTTGTCTTCCTTGACTTCTCTTACTTTGTCTGGCTGCAATTTGCAGGGTGAATTTCCCTCAAATATTTTCCTATTGCCCAGGATACAAACCATTGATCTGTCATATAACAGAGAACTCATTGGTTTTCTTCCCAAATTCCAATCCCGTAGTTCCCTAAAGAAATTGGTTCTTCGTGCAACAAATTTTTCAGGGAAACTGCCCAATTCAATCGGCAACCTCAAATCCTTGAATTATTTGGCTCTTAGTTCAAATAATTTTTCAGGGCCAATTCCCCCTTCTGTTGGAAACCTATCGCAACTTACTCATCTTTCCCTCTCATTTGACAATTTTAATGGTCAGCTTCCTTCCACATTCGGAAACCTTGCAAAACTCTCTTTTCTGGCACTTACCAAAATCCTTAACTATCAGGAAGTACCAtctttcttgcaaaattttacaCAACTAGAAGTCTTAAGCCTtccacaaaacaattttgactGCAGCTTCCCAATTTGGCTGACAAATATTACTAAACTCCGTGTCATAAATTTCTACGGAAATCAGTTGAAAGGGCCAATCCCATCCGAAATAGGTAGACTTTCTAAGTTGTCTACCCTTTACTTGTCTCATAACTCACTCACAGGGGCCATTCCCACAATTTTGTTTACAAGCCCTTCATTGTCTAGTTTATATCTAGATCAAAATCAGCTCATTGGCCCGCTCAAATTCCAAAATATCTCTTCATCACCATTAAATTATTTGAGCTTGAGTGGAAACAAATTGAATGAATCGATTCCAAGATCAATTGCCAATCTCACAAAGCTACAAAGTCTATATCTTTCTTCGATCAACCTAAAGGGCAAGGTGGAGTTAGACATTTTCTTCGAGCTTAAAGAGCTTCGAGATCTCGATCTTTCAGGTAACAAAGTATTGGTTCCAAAAGCAAATATCAATTCCACCCTCCCCAAATTTTCATCTTTGTCAATGTCTTCTTGCAATTTGACTGAATTTCCTGATTTTCTGAAAGCCCAAAATGAATTGCAAAGTTTAGACCTTTCCAATAACAACATTGAAGGTAAAATACCTAAATGGTTTTGGAATGTTGGAAAAGAGACACTGGGTTCCTTAAATCTTTCTATTAACCGTTTAAGCAAATTTGAGCAACCACCTGTAGTTCTTCCATGGAAAAATATGTACCTTTTAGACTTGAGTTCCAACATGTTCCAAGAGTCATTTCCAATTCTCCCATTGTCTATAGGATATTTTTTTgcctcaaaaaataattttaccgGAACCATCCCTCCAATGATATGTAAGGTGCATACTCTGGAAGTCCTTGATGTGTCTAATAACCAATTGACTGGTCAGATTCCACAATGTTTGCTGAACTTAAGCAATTCTCTTTTAGTATTGGCTATGAGAAATAACCACTTTCTAGGAAACTTTCCTGAAACGTTCATAAATGGATGTAGTTTGAGGACACTAGACTTGTATCACAACCAAATAGAGGGGAAGATTCCACGGTCTTTAGTTAAATGTCAAATGCTAGAAGTTCTGAACCTTGGAAACAACAAATTGAATGATACATTCCCTTTTTGGTTGGAGTCTTTCCCAGAGTTAAAGATTCTTGTCTTGCGAGGTAATGGATTCTATGGTCCTATATGGGatccttgtaaaaaatttggcTTATCCAAGCTGCATGTCATTGACCTCTCTCACAACAATTTCTCTGGCAAGTTACCATCCGAGTATTTTCAAAACTGGAGTGCAATCCTAGACAAAAACTCATCACAATCAGGGTACATGGGAGATGACTCCAATTATTACAAAGATTCAATGACTATAGTGAATAAGGGAgtagaattgaaatttgaaaaaatcttGACCATCTTCACAGCTATTGATCTCTCTAACAAtaggttttgtggagaaattccAGATAGTTTGGGGAACCTCAAGGCATTAATTGTACTCAATTTATCAAGCAATAACTTTATGAGCCATATCCCATCGTCGTTGGGAAACCTAGTTGCGCTTGAATCTTTGGATCTTTCTCAAAATAGCCTGTATGGTGAAATCCCTCAAGAGCTAACAAATCTCATATTTCTGGAGTATTTAAATCTCTCTCAAAATCAACTTAGTGGTCCAATTCCACAAGTTCGGCAGTTTTTGACATTTGAAAGTTCCTCTTTTGAGGGAAACTTTGGATTGTGTGGCTTTCCGTTGTCGAAGAAGTGTGGAAATAATGAGATACCAACTTTTGAAATGAGACATGAATCATCATTGGGAGAAGGATTTTGTTGGAAAGTGGTAGTGATTGGATATGCTTGTGGATTG AGGTTTGCTATGAAAGATTGGCTAGGAATGTGGGGTCAAGAGTACATGGAGTATAGGATCAAAGCTGAGGAGAGTAGCTTGATGGAGAAGTATAGCAAGGATGACTTGGTAATAAGAGACCCAGTTGCTTATAGAGAAACGGATTGGTCTCTTATGAATGTATATTTGAAGGAACAAAATGTTACATTGGATTTGGTTAGGTTCAGGGAGTACTTGAAAGAAATGTACAAGATGGCCAAGACATTCGTGAACAAGGAGGGATAG